The window CGCGAGGTTGAGCGGGCAGGCCTCTTTCTCGACGCCGCTGTCGAGCACGATGTCGGCATGGCGGGCCAGCGTGGAATCGCCACGGCCGGTGATGGCGATCAGCGGCACGCCCTGCCGCTTGACCACCGGCAGGATGACCGTAAGCTCGTCGACCTCGCCGCTGTTGGAGATGGCGAGCACCAGGTCGACAGGCTTGATCATGCCGAGGTCGCCATGGCTGGCCTCCGCCGGATGCACGAACATGGCGGGCGTGCCCGTGGATGCGAGCGTGGCCGCGATCTTGCGGCCTACATGGCCGCTCTTGCCCATGCCCATGACGACCACGCGGCCGCGCACTTCAAGGATCTTCTGCACGGCCTCCACGAAGCTGGCGCCGATGCGCTCCTTGAGCCCGAGAACGGCAGCAGCTTCGATGTCGAAGGTGGTGCGGGCCCGCGCGAGCATTGCGTCGGAAGAGGCCTCGAGGGCCGGGTTTGGGCTGATGCGCATCGCGGGATTTTATCGGCCGGCCACGAACGCAGGCGCGGCGGGGATTCCATTCAGTAGCATCGGCCCATGTCCTCTTTCGATCTCACGCTGATGTATCTGCTCGCCGCAGTGATCGGCGTGGTGGCCTGCCGCTTCCTTCGGCTGCCGCCCATGCTGGGCTACCTGGGAGCGGGCGTGCTCATCGGGCCGCACGCGCTGTCGCTGGCACAGGACGCGGACGGCATCCGGCACCTAGGCGAATTCGGCGTCGTCTTCCTGATGTTCGTGATCGGGCTGGAGTTCAGCCTGCCCAAGCTGCGTGCCATGCGCAAGCACGTGTTCGGCCTGGGATTGCTGCAGGTCATGCTGACCATGGCGATCGCGACTCTCGGCGGCCTGCTGATGGCTTCCTGGCTTCCGCCCGCCTGGCGCCTGGGCTGGCAGACGGCGCTGGCGCTCTCAGGCGCGCTCACCATGAGCAGCACCGCCATTGTCGTAAAGCTGATGGCCGAACGCCTGGAGCTCGAGAGCGAACACGGCAAGCGTGTGATGGGCGTGCTGCTCTTCCAGGATCTGGCCGTGGTGCCGCTGCTGGTGCTCATCCCGGCACTGGGCGCGCCGCCAGAGGCGCTGCTGAAAGCCCTCGGCATCGCCTGGCTCAAAGCCAGCTTTCTGGTCGGCGTGTTGCTCTATGGAGGACCGCGGGTGATGCGCTGGTGGTTGACCCTGGTCGCACGCCGTCGCAGCGAGGAGCTCTTCATGCTCAACCTGCTGCTGGTCACGCTGGGCCTGGCCTGGCTGACCGAGCTCGCGGGGTTGAGCTTGGCGCTGGGTGCATTCATCGCGGGCATGCTGGTCTCGGAGACCGAATTCAAGCACCAGGTCGAAACCGACATCCGCCCCTTCCACGATCTGCTGCTGGGGCTCTTCTTCATCTCGATCGGGATGTCGCTCGACTGGCACATCGTGGTCGAGCGCTGGGCACTGGTAGGCGTCCTGCTGATTCTGCCGCTGGCCTTCAAGCTGGTGCTTGTGACGGTGCTGGCGCGGCTGCTCGGGGCAACGGCCGGCGTGTCGCTGCGCACAGGCCTGTACCTGGCGCAGGCGGGGGAGTTCGGCTTCGTGCTGCTCAACCTGGCGCAGGGCAGGGACCTGCTGCCGGCGTGGCTGGCGAATCCGGTGCTCGCCTCGATGGTGCTGTCGATGCTCGCGACGCCCTTCATAGTGATGTACAGCGACCGCATTGTGCGCAGGCTGGTGGCCAGCGATTGGCTGCAGCAGTCGCTGCAAATGACCTCGATCGCGCGCAAGACCATCAACACTGCCCAGCACGTGATCATCTGCGGCTACGGGCGCTGCGGTCAAAACCTCGCACGCATGCTGGAGCGCGAGGGCATTCCCTATCTCGCGCTGGACCTCGATCCCGACCGCGTGCACCAGGCCGCCGCAGCCGGCGACTCCGTGGTGTTCGGCGATGCGGCGCGGCTGCAGGCCCTGATGGCGGCCGGCCTGGCACGGGCTAGCGCGGTGGTGGTGACCTACCTCGACACCCCCGGCGCGCTGAAGGTGTTGGCCAACACGCGGGCGCACGCGCCGCAGGTGCCCGTGATCGTGCGCACCAAAGACGATCGCGAACTGGAGAAGCTGCAGGCCGCCGGCGCCACCGAGGTGGTGCCGGAAGCGATCGAGGCCTCGCTGATGCTGGCCAGCCACGCGCTGGCGCTGGTCGGCGTGCCGATGCGGCGGGTGATCCGCGTGGTGCAGGACCAGCGGGATGCCCGCTACAACTTGCTGCGCGGCTACTTCCATGGCGCTGACGATGACAACGCCGATGAGCTCGACCATGAGCGCCTCAACACCTTCACCCTCACGGCCGACGCTCGCGCCGTGGGACGGCCGCTCGATCAGCCGGCGTTGCAGGGGGTGGGCGTGCGGGTGGCGAGCCTGCGCCGGCGCAACGGCAAGGCGGAACCGGTGAGCGATGAAGTCATGCTGGCTGACGGCGACACGCTGGTCCTGTCGGGCAAGCCTGACGCACTCGCCATTGCCATCGAGCAGTTGCAGAAGGGCTGAGCGCTGCGCGGTCTCTCGGGCCATGCGGCGAACCTTGCGCTAGCACGGCGCGTTGTTCCGCCTTCTCAGTTGGCAAGGCTGGGATTGCGCTTCTCCTCGTCGATCTGCTGCTGACGCCGCACCGCGTCGCACTGGGTGTTTGCCTTGTACTCGGCCTTGGCGCACTGCGCGACCATGCAGCGCGTGCGGCCGAAGAATCCCTGGCCGGCACATGCCGCATCCGGAGCGGGTGGCGCGACCGGTTCGATTGGCAACGGCGCGACGGCGACGACTGCGGGCGCCGGCGTTGGCGAGGCTGCAGGCGCAGGCGCGGGCGCGGCGGGCTTGCGCGGCTTGGGCGCAGCGGCGACGGCAGGCCTCGCTTGCGCTTCGGTCTTGACGCGCCGCGGGGGTGGCTCGGA is drawn from Variovorax sp. PBS-H4 and contains these coding sequences:
- a CDS encoding monovalent cation:proton antiporter family protein; translated protein: MSSFDLTLMYLLAAVIGVVACRFLRLPPMLGYLGAGVLIGPHALSLAQDADGIRHLGEFGVVFLMFVIGLEFSLPKLRAMRKHVFGLGLLQVMLTMAIATLGGLLMASWLPPAWRLGWQTALALSGALTMSSTAIVVKLMAERLELESEHGKRVMGVLLFQDLAVVPLLVLIPALGAPPEALLKALGIAWLKASFLVGVLLYGGPRVMRWWLTLVARRRSEELFMLNLLLVTLGLAWLTELAGLSLALGAFIAGMLVSETEFKHQVETDIRPFHDLLLGLFFISIGMSLDWHIVVERWALVGVLLILPLAFKLVLVTVLARLLGATAGVSLRTGLYLAQAGEFGFVLLNLAQGRDLLPAWLANPVLASMVLSMLATPFIVMYSDRIVRRLVASDWLQQSLQMTSIARKTINTAQHVIICGYGRCGQNLARMLEREGIPYLALDLDPDRVHQAAAAGDSVVFGDAARLQALMAAGLARASAVVVTYLDTPGALKVLANTRAHAPQVPVIVRTKDDRELEKLQAAGATEVVPEAIEASLMLASHALALVGVPMRRVIRVVQDQRDARYNLLRGYFHGADDDNADELDHERLNTFTLTADARAVGRPLDQPALQGVGVRVASLRRRNGKAEPVSDEVMLADGDTLVLSGKPDALAIAIEQLQKG